A window from Citrus sinensis cultivar Valencia sweet orange chromosome 3, DVS_A1.0, whole genome shotgun sequence encodes these proteins:
- the LOC107174913 gene encoding uncharacterized protein LOC107174913, producing MADEEVDIKIGVRRILRKQLIMLVKKLLKGSTKRQRVSTSSLTGSLYIQELLNESPIFCYDLMRMDKNGFISLCQLFKEKGWLSDSKHLTVEEKMAMFLFTISHNLRNRFIKIRFQHSGHTVHRYFHEVLSAMMKFSKEMITPPSFTDNSRGIRNTRLRQIFKDSIGAIDGTLIHACIPTDKQVPYRGRGRGECFQNVMALCDFDMIFRYVVVGWEGTAHDSRVLTETIRNSRNNFPIPPPDKYYLVDAAYSHTRGFMAPYRHVRYWLGDFRSGGRARGREEIFNHAHAKLRNVIERAFGVLKARFLILKRMAPYSFDTQRKIVVACMAIHNFLRKISVDDALFAQYENDEVELESGHGDQNHTANAINSSSMKDQNYMRQLRDEIANQLFQTSY from the exons ATGGCTGACGAAGAAGTTGACATAAAGATTGGGGTTAGACGAATATTACGGAAACAATTGATTATgttggtaaaaaaattattgaaaggGTCGACCAAAAGGCAACGAGTATCTACATCATCTCTGACAGGTTCTCTTTACATTCAAGAACTTTTAAATGAATCACCAATATTCTGCTATGATCTTATGCGGATGGATAAGAATGGGTTCATATCTCTATGTCAATTgttcaaagaaaaaggatggCTTTCTGATAGTAAGCATTTAACTGTTGAAGAGAAAATGGCTATGTTCTTATTTACAATTAGCCATAATCTTCGAAATCGGttcattaaaattagattCCAGCACTCAGGTCATACAGTGCATAGGTATTTTCATGAAGTACTGTCGGCAATGATGAAGTTTTCGAAAGAAATGATCACTCCTCCGTCATTTACAGATAATTCAAGAGGCATCCGTAATACTCGATTAAGGCAAATTTTTAAG GATTCAATTGGTGCAATTGATGGAACTCTTATTCATGCATGTATTCCAACTGATAAACAAGTGCCATATAGAGGTCGGGGTAGGGGAGAATGCTTTCAAAATGTAATGGCCCTTTGTGATTTTGACATGATATTTAGATATGTTGTTGTTGGATGGGAAGGAACTGCACATGATTCAAGGGTCTTAACTGAAACCATTCGTAAttcaagaaataattttcctatTCCACCGCCTG ATAAATACTATTTAGTTGATGCAGCATATTCACATACAAGAGGTTTCATGGCACCATACCGTCATGTGCGTTATTGGTTAGGTGACTTTCGTAGTGGCGGTCGAGCTAGAGGAAGGGAGGAAATATTCAATCATGCCCATGCTAAATTGAGAAATGTTATTGAACGTGCTTTTGGTGTGCTAAAGGCCCGTTTTCTAATACTAAAAAGGATGGCACCATACTCATTTGATACACAGAGAAAAATAGTGGTGGCATGCATGGCgattcataattttcttcGAAAAATATCAGTGGATGATGCATTATTTGCTcaatatgaaaatgatgaagttGAGCTAGAAAGTGGTCATGGCGATCAAAACCACACAGCTAATGCTATCAACTCCTCAAGTATGAAAGATCAAAATTACATGCGACAACTTCGAGATGAAATTGCAAATCAATTGTTTCAAACATCttattag